The following coding sequences are from one Sander lucioperca isolate FBNREF2018 chromosome 2, SLUC_FBN_1.2, whole genome shotgun sequence window:
- the si:ch211-225b11.1 gene encoding sodium- and chloride-dependent GABA transporter 1 isoform X2 → MGPSLDLSLISSWLMLCAKQGPKAGVGLATVVISFVFSTYYNVLISWALFYFFNSFGATLPWNSCNNTWNAVGNCSSGFPGNTTHLQSASQQFFDHRLLQKTSGIEDVGGVRWELFGYLIISWVIVYLCIFKGVKSTGKVVYFTAIFPYFILFALLINNVQLPGAKNGILYFVTPVWGKLFEVKVWVNAAAQVFNSIGIAFGSMISMASYNKFNNNILRDALIVSFTNSFTSILAGFVIFSAIGYMAHIHNLPVDNIATDGPGLVFVVYPEVLSTMPVFQLWAPLFFFMLLCLGLDSQFATVEVAITFIKDEFGPQVLHFLKREELLTLAVCIIGFVLGIPHVTKGGIYVFQLMDHYTAVVSLVFLAFFEVVAVCWIFGVPRICLMVEKMQGKTPNIYFRLCWLLLCPLLVLCILISSIVQYTPAHYEKYTYPGWAEVVGWGVSLVSIVWIPLGAIQEIYSNKGSLLQRLKTAMMSTIDLDAEDPLPEKQNLDNPASETLLTSVA, encoded by the exons ATGGGTCCTTCACTTGATTTATCGCTCATTTCTTCCTGGTTAATGCTCTGTGCTAAACAAGGGCCCAAAGCAG GTGTTGGTCTGGCCACAGTTGTTATCTCTTTCGTGTTCTCCACGTACTACAATGTGCTCATAAGCTGGGCACTTTTCTATTTCTTCAACTCATTCGGAGCAACCCTCCCCTGGAATTCCTGCAACAACACCTGGAATGCTGTCGGAAACTGTTCCAGTGGTTTCCCTGGCAACACTACCCACCTGCAGTCTGCCAGCCAACAGTTCTTTGA TCACAGACTTCTGCAGAAAACCAGTGGTATTGAAGACGTTGGTGGTGTACGCTGGGAACTTTTTGGCTATCTCATTATTTCCTGGGTCATCGTGTATTTATGCATATTTAAAGGAGTCAAATCCACTGGAAAG GTTGTGTATTTCACCGCTATATTTCCGTACTTCATTCTGTTTGCCCTGCTCATTAATAATGTGCAGCTTCCTGGCGCCAAGAATGGTATCCTCTACTTTGTGACACCTGTCTGGGGCAAACTGTTTGAAGTAAAG GTTTGGGTTAATGCAGCTGCCCAGGTGTTTAACTCCATTGGAATAGCATTTGGCTCCATGATTTCGATGGCTAGTTACAACAAGTTCAACAACAACATTCTTAG GGATGCTTTAATTGTATCATTTACCAACTCATTCACTAGTATCCTGGCTGGCTTTGTGATCTTCTCAGCTATTGGCTACATGGCTCATATACATAACCTCCCAGTGGACAACATAGCTACAGATG GTCCTGGTTTGGTGTTTGTTGTGTACCCTGAAGTCCTCTCCACCATGCCTGTGTTTCAGCTGTGGGCCCCTCTGTTCTTCTTTATGCTGCTGTGTCTGGGCCTGGACAGCCAG TTTGCCACAGTTGAGGTGGCTATAACGTTCATAAAAGATGAGTTTGGCCCCCAAGTTCTGCATTTCCTAAAGAGAGAAGAGCTGCTGACCCTGGCTGTGTGCATCATTGGCTTTGTTCTGGGAATTCCCCATGTAACCAAG GGAGGAATCTATGTTTTTCAGCTGATGGACCACTACACCGCTGTGGTCTCCCTTGTGTTCCTGGCTTTCTTTGAAGTTGTCGCTGTCTGCTGGATCTTTG GTGTCCCACGTATCTGCTTAATGGTCGAGAAGATGCAAGGAAAAACTCCAAACATCTACTTTCGTCTCTGTTGGTTgctgctctgtcctctcttgGTGCTG TGTATACTGATCTCCAGCATTGTCCAGTACACTCCCGCTCACTATGAAAAGTACACATACCCAGGGTGGGCTGAAGTAGTGGGCTGGGGTGTCTCACTGGTCTCCATAGTGTGGATCCCACTGGGAGCCATTCAAGAGATCTATAGCAACAAAGGCTCACTTCTTCAG AGACTTAAAACAGCTATGATGTCCACAATAGACCTGGATGCTGAGGATCCCCtgccagaaaaacaaaacctaGACAACCCAGCATCTGAAACCTTGCTTACTTCAGTGGCATGA